The DNA region ATGACGATGTAACCCTTTTGTGTCAACGTCTTGAGGATAGAAGAACTAGCATTACAAATTTGTAGTAGTTCATTTTGCCATAACTCGCCATTATGCCGCCGCAGCACTTCCAAAATCTCTCTTTGGCGAGTAGTTAATTCGTGGTCAATTGTACCTGTAAGCGTGACTGCTTTTTGCAACTTTGGTCGAGTTAGTCGCGGTGGTTCTAAGTAACTTTCTACTAAACCAAATCGCAGCAATTCCCGAATTCCCCGATAGGCAGATTTAACTTTTTGTTGCAAGTAAACAAAACTGTAGTCTCCCGTCGGTTGCGTTTGTAAAAGTTCCCAAACTTGCCGCGCAGTAGGAGTCAAAAAAGCTAAAGGATCAGAAGATGCCAGCAAATAACTACTTCCCCCTGCCCCCAGCTCCCTGCTCCCTGCTCCCTGCTCCCTGCCCCCTGCCCCCCTGCCTCCAACAAGGCGGATACGACGCTGCGATCGCCCCAGTAACCCTGGCGGTAGAGCAACCCGGATTACTTGAATTAGGGGCGTATAGTAATATGCAGCGACTCGATTGAGTAATTCCCAATAAGCACTTGGGAAAAATCCAACGCTGACTATATCTTCTACTTCCCGGATTTTTTCTGGTGGTAAATCGACATTTGGTTGTGCCAGTAACCGAATAGCGATCGCTCCTAATTGTTGTGCCCCAAATGGCACGCTCAAAATATCCCCTGGTTTTATTTCTAACTGGGCTGGCAATCGATAAGTAAATAGTCCTGTACTTCCTGGACAGTCTACCAATACTTCAACCCACCTATTAACAGTTATACCTGACTGGTATGATTGACTAGGTTCAGATACTAATAAAGGAGATAATTTTACGTCATTAATATACATAGTTTCTGAATTTATAATTAGATATTCCCCTCATATAGCTGGTCAAAAATAACCTAGCTTAATTAAGTCTAATTTTTTATTTTGTTAGACTTAAATGGTATTTCCCAATACTGTTATCCTTCATAATACTTGATAAGTTTCCTCTTATGTAATCTACTAGACAAATTCGTATCAACTGTACATGCAATAAATATTTGGTACCCACTATACAAATAAAAGCATGTCAGCCCTTCCTACAACAGTTGCTCCATCTACTAAATAGGGAGTAGCCTTTTTCCGCCTATCGATAGATATTCAACCCTTTCTGTATATGAGATGCTTTTATACAAATAAGAATATCTTGAAATTAAGCTGCCATTATTATAATTTCTCTCGTCGGGGTAAATTTAAATCAGGAATGCATAACTACAGCACCAAGTTCTTGATTTATCGAGTGATTTCCAAAGGATAAACATTAAAAATATTTATAAAAATATATGAAAGTTTAAGATATTTGGATGGTTAGCTGAGAATTCTATGTTTGTTAAGGTTGAGAAAGTTTGAGGGGGTTTGACATATTTGGTAATTAAGAAAAAAATGAAGAATATAATCTGTTAGGAGCCTGAGAAGAAAGTTTTGTTGGGTGCGAAGGCCAGTTTAGTTATAGGTTGTATCTAACTGTAACGTATATGTGTTAGGTAAATGCCGATTTTCATTCCTGAAGAAAAATTAGCATAAGCCTGAATTTCGCTATATAAACGGGTGCATTCGTCCCTTAGGGAAAACTACCAAGCCTCAAACGAGTAGCTGTAACTAAATTATGTACCAAACAAAGCAACAATCCCTAAAGGAAACTATGAATATTGTTGAATTAGGAGAAATGGAAATACTGGAGAATACTGCTGATATTGAAGAACCATTACTCGATATTTTAGAAGCAGTGGCAGATGAAGAGCCTTCAATTGTAGTAGAAAATCTGGAATCAGACGAACGCGACGGGGATGATATGGCTGCCGCCCGTCCTTCGGGATACAATAAAACCGAGCATGATGATGCCGTCGGCGCGTTTTTTAAAGAGATGGCGCGTTATCCGCTTCTAAAAGCTGATGAAGAGGTAGAGTTAGCACGGCGAGTTAGGTTTTTAGAAGAAGTTAGAGAATTACAAGCAGCCTTAGAATTAAAACTGGGACAGGAACCTAGCAAGGTAGAGGTGGCTTCCGAGCTAGAAATGACGGAAAAGCAATTAGAAAATCGCTTGTATCAAGGTAGAGTAGCGAAACGCAAAATGATTCGCTCGAATCTGAGATTGGTAGTTTCTATTGCTAAACGATACCTGAATCGGGGAGTGCCTTTCCTGGATTTAATTCAAGAAGGAGCAATGGGTTTAAATCGCGCTACAGAAAAGTTTGATCCAGATAAAGGCTATAAGTTTTCTACTTACGCCTATTGGTGGATTAGACAAGCGATTACTAGAGCTATAGCTAACGATGCGCGGACAATCCGGCTACCTATTCATATTGTTGAAAAGCTTAACAAGCTGAAAAAAGCACAACGAGAACTCAAGCAAAAGCTTTGTCGCAATCCTACTGAAGGAGAAATGGCAGAAACTTTAGAAATTAGTGTGCAACAACTACGCCAGCTACAACAGCTACGCCGTCAAGCACTTTCGCTCAACCACCGTGTTGGTAAAGAAGAAGACACGGAATTGATGGATTTGCTAGAAGATGAAGATAACCTGTCTCCAGAAGCAAAAATGAATGAAAACATGATGCGTCAGGAGATTTGGGAAGTCTTGGGTGATGTGTTAACGCCACGGGAAAAAGATGTAATTTCTCTGCGATATGGTTTGACAACCAGCGAACCCTGTACTTTAGAAGAAGTTGGCAACATGTTCAATCTTTCTCGTGAGCGAGTGCGACAAATTCAAAGCAAAGCCATGCGAAAATTGCGCCGTCCCCACATAGCCAAACGTTTAAAAGGTTGGTTGATTTAATTACATCTACAAAGATAGATTAGCTTCATTAACAAACATGGATCAAATAAAGTGCAAAACTTTAAATCTAGTAGGGGAGCCAGTGCGTTGCGGAGGTTCCCGACGCTCGATAGCGCAGCGTTAGCGACGCAGGAGCGTCTGACTCGCTAACGCTACGCTATCCGTTGTAGCAACTGGCGTTCTGTTATCGCGTAGCATAACGCACCATCCTAGATTTTAGGTGCGTTAAGACAAATGCCTGTAACACACCTTACAAAAGTTGCTCTTTATTAAATCCACATGCCTAATGAATGAAGGAGAGCTAGGGTGTTTTGTACCTTTTTTCGGCTTTTCTTTAATCATTAGTCCAAAAAACTTGCACAGTTGCCTATAGACTATGGACTATGAACTATAGACTATAGACCAATGACTTTGCATAGCAATTTAATTGTGCGTTTTGCTGAACCAACTGATTACAGCGTACTGTTTAAATTAATTCAGGGGCTGGCTGAGTATGAAAAATTATCTCATGCTGTCACTGGCAATGCTCTGGAACTTAAAGAGCATTTATTTGGAGCGCACAAATATATAGAAGCGATTTTAGCAGAATCTGCGGGCCAAGCTGTTGGTTTTGCTCTATTTTTTCATAATTATTCAACATTTCTGACTAAGCCAGGAATTTATCTGGAAGACTTATTTGTTTTACCAGAATATCGTAGGCAAGGTATTGGTAAGGCTCTCTTAACTAAATTAGCTCAGATAGCTGTAGAACGTGATTGTGGGCGCTTAGAGTGGAGTGTGCTGGATTGGAACGAATCAGCCCAAGAATTCTATCGTAGTATGGGAGCATCTATATTAGATGATTGGCGAATTTGTCGTGTTACAGGAGACGCGCTTACTCAGTTAGGGGCTGTTCAAATAATTCACAATTGATATGAGAATGATGCTCTTACCTTGCTAACGTAATTCCTAATAATAGCGGTAAGCAGTTTGTAATAAGGACTTTAGTCCTTAATTTTGAAGGGACTTCCAAATAAAAAATACTCAAAAAAGTAGCGGAAAAACTCTCTTTTCCTTATTCCTCTGTGTTCTCTGTGTCTCTGTAGTAACCTGCGGCAAGCCGCTTTGCGTCTATATTTATTTGGATAGTTTAAACCATACTTAAATACAAGAAAGAAAAACGAACCACAAAGGACGCAAAGAACACAAAGAAAGAAAGAAAGAAAAAGTTAAGAGGGTTTAGTGCAGTATCAAAAAACTTGATAGCGAAGTTTGACAGCTTGTCATTTGACTATAGCAGCGCATCAACTGACAATTATGGAGGATATCGTAGCGAATAAGCTGTCATTGGAGAGAGAACACGAAATGAAGAAAATTATTACAGTGATGCTGTTAGGCATAGCAATCTTCACCTTTGCCTTCAGTAGTCCAGCTTTGGCAGCAGATGCTGTTAGTGGAGCTAAAGTATTTAGTGCTAATTGTGCCTCTTGTCATGCGGGAGGTAAAAATCTGGTTCAAGCTCCGAAGAACCTGAAGAAGGAAGCTTTAGAAAAGTATGGTATGTACTCAGCAGAAGCGATTATCGCCCAAGTTACAAAAGGTAAAAATGCTATGCCTGCTTTCGGTAGTCGTTTAAAAGCTAACCAGATTGAAGATGTAACAGCTTATGTGCTTTCACAAGCAGATAAGGACTGGAAGTAGACTAAAAGCTAACTTCAATAATTAAGAATTTGCGGGGCTTTTTGTCCCGCTAATTTTAAGATTGCCGAAATTCTTAAATAGGATGCATATACCAATTTTGGATTTTAGATTTTGAATTTTGGATTAAGGTTTTTACAAAAAGACTGTTCCAAGAATATCAAAGAATACTCCCTATCCTCATTTGGTATTATGAGTTATTTGTGGCGATTATTTCTCAGTGTAGTTATTGCTTTCCCGCTTAATTTTCTGACTTTACCTGCACATTCAGCACCTGTTTTAATTACCCCAATTACAGCAGGTGATTTATTAAAATTGGGTGTAGATAAGATGCGGCGGGGTAATTACCAGGAAGCAATAGAGAATTTTAACCAGGCAATTGACGTTGAGAAAGATTTTGCTGTAGCTTATAGCGATCGCTGTCTGGCTTATCTCCAATTACAAGATTACCATCAAGCTGTTACAGATTGTACTCAAGCCATAAATTTTGCACCCGATAACTTTGAGGCTTATCTAAACCGGGGAGTAGCACATTACAGACAAGGGGATTATCCAGGTGCTATTGTCGATCTTAATCGAGCCGTTGCACTTAAACCATCCGATTTTCGAGCTTACTACAACCGAGGGCTAGCCCGTGCTGGGGATGGGAAAGACTCGGAAGCAATTCTTGACTTTAATTTGGCTTTAACTCAAATTCCCCGAATCAGCAACTTAATACTTGCAGATATCTATAATGACAGAGGTTTAGCGCATTTTGCCTTGCAAGATACCCAAGCAGCTATGCTCGACTTTAATCTAGCAATTCATCTCAATGCTAACGATTATAGAGCGTACTTTAACCGGGCTTGTGCTTGCGGACGAAATGGAGATAACTTTGGTGCAGTGCGTGATTTTTCTCAAGTCATCAGACTTAACCCCAGTAATGCCCAAGCTTATGTTAATCGAGGAGTAGCTAACTATCGCTTAGGATATCATTTAGGAGCATTGTCTGATTTACAAAAAGCATCTAAGTACTTTGAAAACCAAGGGAAAAAAGTTGCTTACGAAAAAACTCTAGATTTACTGAAGAGTTTGCGACAACAAATTTCGTCTGTAACGGAAATCGCTCTTTTCTAATAGTGATAAGAGTTATACAGGGTATCCACCAGCTTGAAAAATCTGTTCGGGGGTTAGATTTAATTCGGGGAACAAAGGTGAGATAATGCGTTCCCCGGAGGGGTTGCCGCAGGCATCGCTACCTCGAAACTGGCTGACTTGGTATTCTCCATCAATTAAGGTGTAGAGGGAAACAGTTGGTTGTTTGGGGTTGCCAATAAATCGCCTACCGCCTAAAGCAGCATAGTCTACAATCCAGTATTCTGGAATGCTACAGCTTCATAGTCAGCAGCTTTTTTTAAATAATCATCACGCCAATTACTACTCACCCTTACGGGTTCGTCAGTTGCTTCAACGCGGGGAACCCGCGCAACGCACTGACTCACCAAAACAGTGCTGAGTGCCGAGTAACGAGTGCTGAGTAAAAAGTAAAATTAATTGCACTCAGCATATAGGGTCTGAATCCTTACAATTTATTTATGAAAAAAATAAAAATATTTTTTTTGAGACACGTAGTGCAAGAAAAAATACGTCCTTGTTTTCAATCCCCTAGTTTTAACTATGGGGTTATACTCAGCACTCAGCACTCAGTACTCAGCACTACTGAATACCTCAACTACTAAAGGTATTGATTCCGCTTGGCTTACAGTAGATTCTTTTTTCCACAGAGGTTCGTTTACTAAATTGGGGCGATTTAATATCAGCACATCTGGTGAGTAAGCAGATTCATTTTCAGGCGGTTTGACTAATGCTGTTTTAGGTATGAAGTAGGGAAGATTTAAACGGATACACTCTCTAGTAACTTCAAAGGCTAAAAATCCAACTACCTCTTCATGGTCGCCTGTTGGTTGGGACATTTCGACTATTACTCCATCATGTAATTCATAACGTTTTCCAGTGTTGTCAGGATATTTAGCAACGAATTCATCGAATGTAACTAGTTTGCGTAAAGTTTGAACCATAATTTATTGTCTTCTATTGTGTTTGCAAAGCTTCCAGTTTTCCCAATTCAGAAGCAGTAAATGAAGCTCTGCGTTTTCTCATTAGACTTGCAAGTAAAAATTGTTTTTAAAACTATAAAATTGTATCCATAAAAATTAGACATAATTCACGCAATTAAAAATTGCTATAGCCCTACTTAATCATTTTTGAACAACAAAATTATCCGAACTCTCAGAGAAATCGGGAATATAAGGCGGGGAAATATGACAGCGTGTCTTTTGACATGATTTTACTATTACAGCAACAATACTACGTGGTGGCTGTTTTTAGTTGGTGTGAAAGAGAACGTGAAAAAGGATTTTTTGTTGCTAACAGTTGCTTTACCGAGTTTACTGATAGCGTCTCCTGGCTTTGCTGCTGAAAGTGAAATTAACCAGAGAAATACTGATACCGAAGTTATTTTAAATATTCCAAGTTTGAGTGAAATTGAGCTACCCGTTACTAATGCCGAATTATTAACTCAACAATCTGCACCGAATGAAGTTAATCCAGAAACAGAGCAAATTCCGAGCGATGATGCAGACATTTCTATAGAAGTAATTGCAGAACCAGATAACCTACCTCAATCTACTCCAACTTACGTAATTGATAAAGAAGAAATTCAAAAGCAGGGCGCTACAAGTTTAGCCGATATTTTAAAAAGAATGCCTGGTTTTGCGATCAATGATGTAGGTCATGGTGCAGATATTCACACAGGTACATACTACCGGGGAGCTTCAATTAATCAGTCTGTATTTTTGATTAATGGCAGACCAATTAACAATAATGTCAACACTTATCATGGTGGAACTGACTTAAATAGCATTCCTGTAGAGGCTATTGAACGAGTGGAATTATATAGCGGCACAGCCTCCGCTTTATATGGTTCTTCAGCCTTTGGAGGAGTTGTGAATATTATCACCAAGGAAGGTTATGGCAAACCTAAATTGAGCGCTAGTGCAGAATTCGGCTCATTAAGTTTAAATAATCAACAAGTAACTTATGGTGGTTCATCTAATAATGTCAAATATAACTTTAGCTTTGAAAGATTTTTTACAGATAACCGTTACCGCGTCCCTGTAGGTGCTGCTAATCGTGATGAACAAGGATTTTTATTCAATGCAGACACAGCTACAAGTACCTACTTTGGTAGCATTGGAGTAGATTTAGATAAGAAAAATTCTTTGAATTTAGATGTTACTGCACTCAGCAGTCGTCGCGGTTTAATTTATTTTGGGTTCCCTCTCCAAAGAGATAGATTAGACCACGATGGTTTAAATGTCGGCTTATCTTGGAAAACTCGACTAGGTAATGGGGAAAGCTCTAATCTTACAACTTCAATTGGTTATAACCAAGATTATTTTAGCACTTATGGCCCTACAGGAGCATCATTTTATCGTAGAGGGTCTTTAGATACACAACAACTCACAGCCAGAGTCGATCATGAGTGGAAAATTACTTCCAATAATAAGTTGCGTTGGGGATTAGATTTGAAAAATACCGATTTAATCGGTGATGTTTTGAGTACAGATCCTAATAGGATTGCCGAAAACGAAAAGGAAGATCGGAGTTTGTTCAATACAGCTTTATTTGCTGTCAATACTTGGAATATTAGCGATAATTTTCTGATAGATTTAGGGCTAAGGCAAACCTTTGATAGCCAATTTGGAAATTACCTCAATCCTAGTGTTGGGTTACGTTATGCTGTCACACCAATAGTAGCAGTGCGTGGAAGTTGGGCAGGGGCACAACGCAATCCTGGGTTAGATCAGTTGTATGTTTATGATACGGTTCATGGTTGGAGACCTAATCCTGATTTAAGCCCGGAAACTGGCTCTACTTGGAGTGCAGGAGTAGATGTAAATTTTTCTCAAAATCTAATTGGACAGTTTACTTACTTTGGTAGTAGTATAGGCGATCGCTTAGGAGTCATCGCCGGAAGATGGGAAAACATTGGATTAGTAGATACCAATGGTTTAGAAGCTGCTTTGCAATTAAGAATTGCTTCAGGCTGGTCAACTTTCCTCAACTATACTTATACAGATGCTCAAATAAAAACAGGTACAGAGAGAGGTTTACAGTTAGGTTTAATTCCCTACTCTGTACTTCAAACTGGTGTAGGTTATGACAATGCAGGATGGCAGGCTAACTTATATGTTACTTACAATAGCGGCGCTCGTAGATCCATCTTCGCTAACTCTACTGACAAGCCTACAGATTTTGCACCATCTTTCGTGAATTTAGATTTGACCGGTCGTATACCTTTAACTACCAATTTAGGATTGACAGTCTATTTAGAAAATCTACTCGGTGAGCAATATGAGCGAGTTAATCGCATCTATAGCCCTGGATTCACTTTTCGTGTGGGTTTAAGTGCCAATTTTTAACAAGGAGATTTTGCAAGGTAATTTCTAGATTATTAGAAATCATAAACTGCGTAGGTTGGGGAACCGCA from Nostoc commune NIES-4072 includes:
- a CDS encoding RpoD/SigA family RNA polymerase sigma factor, whose protein sequence is MYQTKQQSLKETMNIVELGEMEILENTADIEEPLLDILEAVADEEPSIVVENLESDERDGDDMAAARPSGYNKTEHDDAVGAFFKEMARYPLLKADEEVELARRVRFLEEVRELQAALELKLGQEPSKVEVASELEMTEKQLENRLYQGRVAKRKMIRSNLRLVVSIAKRYLNRGVPFLDLIQEGAMGLNRATEKFDPDKGYKFSTYAYWWIRQAITRAIANDARTIRLPIHIVEKLNKLKKAQRELKQKLCRNPTEGEMAETLEISVQQLRQLQQLRRQALSLNHRVGKEEDTELMDLLEDEDNLSPEAKMNENMMRQEIWEVLGDVLTPREKDVISLRYGLTTSEPCTLEEVGNMFNLSRERVRQIQSKAMRKLRRPHIAKRLKGWLI
- a CDS encoding GNAT family N-acetyltransferase, with amino-acid sequence MTLHSNLIVRFAEPTDYSVLFKLIQGLAEYEKLSHAVTGNALELKEHLFGAHKYIEAILAESAGQAVGFALFFHNYSTFLTKPGIYLEDLFVLPEYRRQGIGKALLTKLAQIAVERDCGRLEWSVLDWNESAQEFYRSMGASILDDWRICRVTGDALTQLGAVQIIHN
- the petJ gene encoding cytochrome c6 PetJ — protein: MKKIITVMLLGIAIFTFAFSSPALAADAVSGAKVFSANCASCHAGGKNLVQAPKNLKKEALEKYGMYSAEAIIAQVTKGKNAMPAFGSRLKANQIEDVTAYVLSQADKDWK
- a CDS encoding tetratricopeptide repeat protein — protein: MSYLWRLFLSVVIAFPLNFLTLPAHSAPVLITPITAGDLLKLGVDKMRRGNYQEAIENFNQAIDVEKDFAVAYSDRCLAYLQLQDYHQAVTDCTQAINFAPDNFEAYLNRGVAHYRQGDYPGAIVDLNRAVALKPSDFRAYYNRGLARAGDGKDSEAILDFNLALTQIPRISNLILADIYNDRGLAHFALQDTQAAMLDFNLAIHLNANDYRAYFNRACACGRNGDNFGAVRDFSQVIRLNPSNAQAYVNRGVANYRLGYHLGALSDLQKASKYFENQGKKVAYEKTLDLLKSLRQQISSVTEIALF
- a CDS encoding TonB-dependent receptor plug domain-containing protein — encoded protein: MKKDFLLLTVALPSLLIASPGFAAESEINQRNTDTEVILNIPSLSEIELPVTNAELLTQQSAPNEVNPETEQIPSDDADISIEVIAEPDNLPQSTPTYVIDKEEIQKQGATSLADILKRMPGFAINDVGHGADIHTGTYYRGASINQSVFLINGRPINNNVNTYHGGTDLNSIPVEAIERVELYSGTASALYGSSAFGGVVNIITKEGYGKPKLSASAEFGSLSLNNQQVTYGGSSNNVKYNFSFERFFTDNRYRVPVGAANRDEQGFLFNADTATSTYFGSIGVDLDKKNSLNLDVTALSSRRGLIYFGFPLQRDRLDHDGLNVGLSWKTRLGNGESSNLTTSIGYNQDYFSTYGPTGASFYRRGSLDTQQLTARVDHEWKITSNNKLRWGLDLKNTDLIGDVLSTDPNRIAENEKEDRSLFNTALFAVNTWNISDNFLIDLGLRQTFDSQFGNYLNPSVGLRYAVTPIVAVRGSWAGAQRNPGLDQLYVYDTVHGWRPNPDLSPETGSTWSAGVDVNFSQNLIGQFTYFGSSIGDRLGVIAGRWENIGLVDTNGLEAALQLRIASGWSTFLNYTYTDAQIKTGTERGLQLGLIPYSVLQTGVGYDNAGWQANLYVTYNSGARRSIFANSTDKPTDFAPSFVNLDLTGRIPLTTNLGLTVYLENLLGEQYERVNRIYSPGFTFRVGLSANF